DNA from Methanobrevibacter boviskoreani JH1:
GGATCATAATCATAAGGTTTTTTATGGAAATCATCATCCCCACCATATTTAGAATAGTAGAAAGTTAAAATATTATAAACATTACGATGAACATTTAACGCAGATTCCAAAGTACTCCTATAAACACCATGCGCCACATTATTTGAAAATACTCGAATATTATCAAATGAATTAGCTGTAGGCTCATTAATAATATTAACCTTAAATAATAAACTTATTTTATCTTTTTGATTATTGGCTTCAGATTCATTAAAATCAATATTTTCCATTTTAGCAATTTTTTCTATGGTGTTTTCCCCAATTACCCTTGCTGTAATAATAGAATCAGTATAATACCCATTACGGATATAAGCCTCCATTTCCACACATTTTTCTAATAATTCCCCGTCAAATGAATATAAAAATTCGAAACAGAAATCAGACATTTTACCACATCAATATTAAATTTATTTAAGTTATTATTATATTATCATTTCCTTAATATAGTTTATATATTAAAAATTTTAAAACTAAAAAATTATAGGAATAAATTTAAATAAAGATAATCAAAATTATTAATAATTATTATATTATTTAAGGGATAATATGGACTACATAATACTAGATAACTCCGATGATATTGAAAGAGCAGAAAATCAGCTATTTTTCACTTTTCAACAAGAATTTACTCAAAAAATTAATTTTACTAAAAAATATGGGAATAAACATATTGAAAACCCTAAATATTATTCCAAATCAAAAAGAATTTGGTTTTCAAGAATTAAAAGAAACTTTGAATCCCATTATTTCTTCGGATTTAATTACGATGAAAGTGAAAAGGGATTTGATGCAGGTAAAACAATCCTCTTTTTAAATTTCAATATTTTTGGAGAAAAAAACAATAGTCATTTCTTAAAGGATTTAAACACTAATGAAATCCATTGCGGAATAAATATCTACTACAGAAATTATCAATCCAATCATAACAAATCAGAGGAATTAAAATCTCTTAAACGAATTAAAATCAACAAAATCGACGGAGAAGAAGAATTTTTAGATTTAGGGGAAATTAATAATCAGAAAGAGATTGTTGAAAACCTGAAAAAGGTTT
Protein-coding regions in this window:
- a CDS encoding DUF4145 domain-containing protein, whose amino-acid sequence is MSDFCFEFLYSFDGELLEKCVEMEAYIRNGYYTDSIITARVIGENTIEKIAKMENIDFNESEANNQKDKISLLFKVNIINEPTANSFDNIRVFSNNVAHGVYRSTLESALNVHRNVYNILTFYYSKYGGDDDFHKKPYDYDPFHMRKPINSMINFHMDDNEIEENAFLFEINEIKKMLSEKNGELDSGYKQSINDKTDNEDKHIEDFIEINSDDNDLIDGNDLMDNKNRGLMDDFKDEGLILDPIDFDSLNKEGIKPADDSDLSKIKSLINKRFKNDK